One Candidatus Eremiobacteraceae bacterium genomic region harbors:
- a CDS encoding ABC transporter ATP-binding protein, with amino-acid sequence MLDCRFRKRLPEFELDVDFTIREQTLALVGRSGAGKSTLLNIIAGLTRPDSGSVSLDGDALVHVASRIDEPPERRKIGYLFQHYALFPHLNVRDNIGYGLFRVGVAERADRIDRAISLLGLGRVAQARPAELSGGERQRVALARALVTEPKALLLDEPLAALDVESRARIRLELRDVLARLAIPAIVVTHDYDDARLLGDRIAAMHRGRIVQTGTADEMARFPADDFVAALTGTNIATVRSGDGDNGQTIAFDPWSATLSSVPTASRYEWRVEIVDIRPLGAQVRVVARGGTTLRVDINAEDAKRAGYAVGDTVFASVQEHAVRTT; translated from the coding sequence TTGCTCGACTGCCGATTTCGCAAGCGTCTTCCTGAGTTCGAGCTCGACGTCGACTTCACGATCCGAGAGCAGACGCTCGCGCTCGTCGGGCGTTCGGGTGCGGGGAAGAGCACGCTCCTCAACATCATCGCCGGCTTGACCAGACCCGACTCGGGATCCGTGTCGCTCGATGGCGACGCGCTCGTCCACGTCGCGTCGCGGATCGACGAGCCCCCGGAGCGGCGCAAGATCGGCTATCTCTTCCAGCACTATGCGCTGTTCCCGCACCTGAACGTGCGCGACAACATCGGGTATGGACTCTTTCGCGTCGGTGTGGCGGAACGCGCCGATCGCATCGATCGCGCGATCTCGCTCCTCGGCCTCGGGCGCGTCGCGCAGGCGCGACCGGCCGAGCTTTCCGGCGGCGAGCGTCAGCGCGTCGCGCTCGCGCGGGCGCTCGTCACGGAGCCGAAGGCGCTGTTGCTCGATGAGCCGCTCGCCGCGCTCGACGTCGAGAGCAGAGCTCGGATCAGGCTCGAGCTGCGCGACGTCCTCGCGCGGCTCGCGATCCCGGCTATCGTCGTCACGCACGACTACGACGACGCGCGCCTGCTCGGCGATCGCATCGCGGCGATGCACCGCGGCCGTATCGTGCAGACCGGCACCGCCGACGAGATGGCGCGCTTCCCGGCCGACGATTTCGTCGCCGCACTGACAGGGACGAACATCGCAACGGTTCGCAGCGGCGACGGCGACAATGGTCAGACGATCGCATTCGATCCGTGGTCTGCGACCTTGTCGTCGGTGCCGACCGCGTCGCGCTACGAGTGGCGAGTCGAGATCGTCGACATCCGTCCGCTCGGTGCGCAAGTCCGCGTCGTCGCGCGCGGCGGCACGACGCTCCGCGTCGACATCAACGCCGAGGATGCGAAGCGGGCGGGATATGCCGTCGGCGACACCGTATTCGCCTCGGTCCAAGAACACGCCGTTAGGACCACTTGA
- a CDS encoding EamA family transporter: MTQVPSARRPAAQPALVWAALLTVYVLWGSTYLAIRVAVTTMPPLLMAGARFAIAGILLLAWRLPTAIRTGRLPSLDQWRRTLVIGAALLLGGNGAVAYAEQTEPSGVTALVVSTVPLWMTAIDAVFFKRMPSRLALVGLATGFAGIVLLVGKPGEGSISIAGAIVLVLGSLSWAAGSLYSRAAKLPDDSFLATGMEMLGGGVCLLIASTASREYARFNIGTVSHNSWIAFWWLVFFGGIVGFSAYLWVIRNASTALVSTYAYVNPVVAVALGWAILGEQVTFQTFLAGGVILASVALIVSAGTRTSPDDQ; encoded by the coding sequence GTGACACAAGTCCCGTCGGCGCGACGACCGGCAGCGCAGCCCGCACTCGTGTGGGCTGCGCTGTTGACGGTGTACGTGCTTTGGGGCTCGACGTACCTCGCGATCCGCGTCGCGGTGACGACGATGCCGCCGCTGCTCATGGCCGGCGCGCGGTTCGCTATCGCGGGCATACTGCTCTTGGCCTGGCGTTTGCCGACGGCGATCCGCACGGGAAGGCTTCCTTCGCTCGACCAGTGGCGCCGGACACTCGTCATCGGGGCGGCGCTACTGCTAGGCGGCAACGGCGCCGTCGCTTATGCCGAACAGACGGAGCCGAGCGGCGTGACGGCGCTCGTCGTGTCGACCGTGCCGCTCTGGATGACGGCGATCGATGCAGTCTTCTTCAAGCGAATGCCGTCACGACTGGCGCTCGTCGGACTTGCGACGGGCTTCGCGGGCATCGTGCTACTCGTCGGCAAGCCCGGCGAAGGATCTATCTCGATCGCCGGCGCGATCGTGCTCGTCTTGGGGTCGCTATCCTGGGCTGCCGGCTCCCTTTACTCGCGCGCCGCAAAGCTGCCTGACGACTCTTTCCTCGCGACGGGCATGGAGATGTTAGGCGGCGGAGTCTGCCTTCTCATCGCGAGCACCGCGAGCCGCGAGTATGCCCGGTTCAACATTGGTACGGTTTCGCACAATTCGTGGATCGCGTTCTGGTGGCTCGTCTTCTTCGGCGGCATCGTCGGCTTCAGCGCATACTTGTGGGTCATTCGCAACGCGAGCACGGCGCTCGTCTCGACCTACGCCTACGTGAATCCCGTCGTCGCCGTCGCGCTCGGTTGGGCGATTCTCGGCGAGCAGGTCACTTTCCAAACGTTTCTCGCCGGAGGCGTTATCCTAGCAAGCGTCGCGTTGATAGTGTCGGCCGGCACGCGTACATCTCCAGACGACCAGTGA
- a CDS encoding NUDIX hydrolase, translating into MTDRKWEILSSEYVVQSPWYRLRRDACRLPDGTVIDPYYVREHDGFAVVFAVTPDGDVVFAKQYKHGFGGFVLELPAGMLEQGEGPLECARRELEEETGYTSLRFEKIAEFIADPTSSTGLSHVFVALDARPDGVLSPDPGEDIETVLVPVDRVLDEVRSGHIRAQGQVAAVYAALDRLGKLRAV; encoded by the coding sequence TTGACCGATCGCAAGTGGGAGATCCTCTCCTCGGAATACGTGGTCCAGTCGCCGTGGTACCGGCTGCGTCGCGATGCCTGCCGCCTGCCTGACGGCACGGTCATCGATCCGTACTACGTGCGCGAGCACGACGGTTTCGCCGTCGTTTTCGCCGTCACGCCGGACGGCGATGTCGTGTTCGCCAAGCAGTACAAGCATGGGTTCGGCGGCTTCGTCTTGGAGCTGCCCGCCGGGATGCTCGAGCAAGGCGAAGGTCCGCTCGAATGTGCTCGGCGGGAGCTCGAAGAGGAGACCGGCTATACGAGTCTGCGCTTCGAGAAGATCGCCGAGTTCATCGCCGACCCGACGAGCTCGACGGGATTGTCGCACGTCTTCGTCGCCCTCGATGCTCGGCCGGATGGCGTGCTGTCTCCCGACCCCGGCGAGGATATCGAGACGGTCCTCGTACCCGTCGACCGCGTCCTCGACGAAGTACGGTCCGGCCACATCCGTGCGCAAGGCCAAGTCGCGGCCGTCTACGCCGCGCTCGATCGACTCGGAAAACTGCGAGCGGTCTGA
- a CDS encoding DUF885 domain-containing protein produces the protein MPKSWLSSVLIAAAVLSTVALASPAVAANTTDDSKLAAIGRTFYSGSWEFRPAEATGAGVHDYDSQLGSVEPAAFAAEIARLDKTLDELQAIKTDDLSLDGQADRQLLTSDIGRRLFALETRPEWRMSPNYYVDLGSSAVFSIVSRDFASLSARMVLVTQRESKIPAMLVQGEKNIVPSEVPAIYAQTAQLDALGAADFLEHDVADAFAPVTGDPADRAEFVKTNAAAAAAFRSYAAYIKQTIVPEAHAPFAIGAAAYEHLETLQNVDDIPLPKLLAVGEANLAKDKAAFIATAHEIDPHASPTEVAGKIKADHPTGDRLIPTAQSDLDQLVAFIKAKHILDLPDAPVARAVPTPQFERQFTFASMDSPGPLETKATEAYYNVTPVDPGWTSAQSDEHLGFFNRYNLLVVSAHETYPGHYTNYLFNKQTDLSLIRKLEWNVAFGEGWAHYDEQMVVDEGLGGGDPRYRLAQLSGALQRDCRYIVGIKEHTQGMTIEQATQFLMDNGFMGREPAYREAVRGTEDPLYGYYTLGKLMLLKLRSDYQAKMGSQFELAKFHDALLSHGDPPIYYIRRMLLGADDKGSLL, from the coding sequence GTGCCGAAATCTTGGCTATCATCAGTTCTTATCGCCGCCGCGGTTTTGTCGACGGTCGCCTTGGCATCGCCGGCAGTGGCGGCGAACACGACAGATGATTCGAAGCTCGCCGCGATCGGGCGGACGTTTTACAGCGGATCGTGGGAGTTCAGGCCCGCTGAGGCCACAGGCGCCGGCGTGCACGACTACGACTCGCAGCTCGGCAGCGTGGAGCCGGCGGCTTTTGCGGCTGAGATCGCCCGGCTGGACAAGACGCTCGACGAGCTACAGGCGATAAAAACCGATGACTTGTCGCTCGACGGACAGGCCGACCGGCAACTCCTCACGAGCGACATAGGACGCCGTCTATTCGCGCTAGAGACGCGACCCGAGTGGCGCATGTCGCCGAACTACTACGTCGATCTCGGGTCGAGCGCGGTTTTCTCCATCGTCTCGCGAGATTTCGCGAGCTTATCTGCGCGCATGGTCTTAGTCACCCAGCGCGAGAGTAAGATACCCGCGATGCTCGTGCAGGGCGAGAAGAATATCGTCCCGTCCGAGGTGCCAGCGATCTACGCACAGACCGCGCAGCTCGACGCGCTCGGGGCAGCCGACTTCCTCGAGCACGACGTCGCCGATGCGTTCGCGCCGGTGACCGGTGATCCGGCCGATAGGGCGGAGTTCGTCAAGACGAACGCCGCCGCGGCTGCGGCGTTCAGGAGCTACGCCGCCTACATCAAGCAGACGATCGTACCCGAGGCGCACGCGCCGTTCGCTATCGGCGCCGCCGCCTACGAGCATCTCGAGACGCTGCAGAACGTCGACGACATCCCGCTTCCGAAGCTCCTCGCCGTCGGCGAAGCCAACCTTGCGAAGGACAAAGCGGCGTTCATCGCCACGGCGCACGAGATCGATCCTCACGCATCGCCTACCGAGGTCGCGGGCAAGATAAAAGCAGACCATCCGACCGGAGATCGGCTCATCCCAACAGCGCAATCCGATCTAGACCAGCTAGTGGCGTTCATCAAGGCCAAGCATATCCTCGACCTGCCCGATGCGCCGGTCGCCAGGGCAGTGCCGACGCCGCAATTCGAACGCCAATTCACCTTCGCATCGATGGACTCGCCCGGACCGCTCGAGACGAAAGCGACGGAGGCGTACTACAATGTGACGCCCGTCGATCCCGGATGGACGAGCGCTCAGTCAGACGAGCATCTCGGTTTCTTCAATCGCTACAACCTGCTCGTCGTCTCCGCGCACGAGACGTATCCGGGTCACTACACGAATTATCTGTTCAACAAGCAGACGGACCTCAGCCTCATCCGCAAGCTCGAATGGAATGTCGCGTTCGGGGAAGGCTGGGCGCACTACGACGAACAGATGGTGGTCGACGAAGGGCTCGGCGGCGGCGATCCGCGCTACCGCCTTGCACAGCTTTCGGGCGCGCTCCAACGCGACTGCCGCTATATCGTCGGGATAAAAGAGCACACGCAGGGGATGACGATCGAGCAAGCGACACAGTTCTTGATGGACAACGGATTCATGGGTCGCGAGCCTGCGTATCGCGAAGCGGTGCGCGGTACGGAGGACCCGCTCTACGGATACTACACGCTCGGCAAGCTCATGCTTCTGAAGCTGCGCTCCGACTACCAAGCCAAGATGGGCTCGCAGTTCGAGCTGGCGAAGTTCCACGACGCTCTTCTGTCGCACGGGGATCCGCCGATCTACTACATCCGTCGCATGCTGCTCGGCGCTGACGACAAGGGCTCGCTCTTGTGA
- the modA gene encoding molybdate ABC transporter substrate-binding protein translates to MTVVDLKRALTRPAALAFAAITVGFAHGSKIAADPTRQVTLVALAAANVTDPLNDVIGAFEQSHPGVIVTPEYAGTQILETQAEQGAPFDIFVSADKQHMDALVKEGLVDDVRLLSEGHEVIVVPKDNPGGIESLRDLADKNVKLVLGTDAVPIGIYTRGIFQKASAAYGDDFSSRALGHAVSFETNVKQVLEKVALGEADGGIVYFTDVSSKYKDTVKIVPIPSAFEVEAANYIAIAHGSKQPDLARALLDAATGADGQSIFRRHGYDPHPLIHGSKTRRRTL, encoded by the coding sequence TTGACCGTCGTCGACCTCAAACGAGCGCTGACGCGCCCCGCGGCGCTCGCCTTCGCCGCGATCACCGTCGGATTCGCGCACGGCTCGAAGATCGCAGCCGATCCGACGCGGCAGGTGACGCTCGTCGCTCTCGCGGCGGCGAACGTCACCGATCCGCTCAACGACGTCATCGGCGCGTTCGAGCAGTCGCATCCAGGCGTCATCGTCACGCCCGAGTACGCCGGCACGCAGATCTTGGAGACGCAAGCCGAGCAGGGCGCGCCGTTCGATATCTTCGTGTCCGCCGACAAGCAGCACATGGATGCTCTCGTGAAAGAAGGGCTCGTCGACGACGTCCGCTTGCTGTCGGAAGGGCACGAAGTCATCGTCGTGCCCAAAGACAATCCCGGCGGGATCGAGTCGCTCCGCGACCTCGCGGACAAGAACGTGAAGCTCGTCCTCGGCACCGACGCGGTTCCCATCGGCATCTACACGCGCGGGATATTCCAGAAGGCCTCGGCAGCATACGGCGACGATTTCAGCTCGCGCGCATTGGGGCACGCCGTTTCGTTCGAGACGAACGTCAAGCAGGTTCTCGAGAAAGTGGCGCTCGGGGAAGCCGACGGCGGGATCGTCTACTTCACCGATGTCAGCTCGAAATACAAAGATACGGTGAAGATCGTTCCGATCCCGAGCGCTTTCGAAGTCGAAGCCGCGAACTACATCGCGATCGCTCACGGCTCGAAGCAGCCCGATCTCGCCCGCGCGCTCCTCGACGCGGCGACCGGCGCAGACGGCCAATCGATCTTCCGTCGCCACGGCTACGACCCCCATCCACTGATACACGGATCGAAAACACGTCGTCGAACTTTGTAG
- a CDS encoding fatty acid desaturase, with the protein MNQAVVVKKFNWPTWGGLAVIHVGALAVFIPGTFSWSAVAVAIALYYLAGGIGISFCYHRLLTHRSLSVPRWLERFAALLGTLALQGAPIEWVATHRIHHAHTDTDEDPHDAHRGLLWTHVDWLYRPNKNRPNLIEQERYAKDLWSQPYYQFLAKAHVPLQIALGVVLFLIGGWPWLVWGVFVRLSFLYHVTWFVNSAAHRFGYQTYRTGDKSTNCWWVGLLTWGEGWHNNHHAFPFSARHGMQWFEFDPTWLVIKTLRALRLAHDVKLPTPAMKEKLRQVA; encoded by the coding sequence GTGAATCAAGCCGTTGTCGTCAAGAAATTCAATTGGCCCACGTGGGGCGGCCTTGCGGTCATCCACGTCGGCGCACTCGCCGTCTTCATCCCAGGAACGTTTTCATGGAGCGCCGTCGCCGTCGCGATAGCGCTCTACTATTTGGCGGGCGGCATCGGGATCTCGTTCTGCTATCACCGGCTGCTGACGCATCGCAGCCTGAGCGTTCCCCGCTGGCTCGAGCGATTCGCAGCGTTGCTCGGCACGCTCGCGCTGCAAGGCGCGCCGATCGAGTGGGTGGCGACGCACCGCATCCACCACGCGCACACCGACACCGATGAGGATCCGCACGACGCGCATCGCGGTTTGCTGTGGACGCACGTCGATTGGCTTTACCGGCCGAACAAGAACCGCCCGAACCTGATCGAGCAGGAACGCTACGCAAAAGATCTGTGGAGCCAGCCCTACTACCAATTTCTCGCCAAGGCGCACGTGCCGCTGCAGATAGCTCTCGGCGTTGTCTTGTTCCTCATAGGCGGCTGGCCGTGGCTCGTCTGGGGCGTGTTCGTGCGTTTATCGTTCCTGTACCACGTGACGTGGTTCGTCAACAGTGCGGCGCACCGTTTCGGCTACCAGACGTACAGGACGGGCGACAAATCGACGAACTGCTGGTGGGTCGGCCTGCTGACGTGGGGCGAGGGCTGGCACAACAACCACCATGCGTTCCCGTTCTCGGCGCGGCACGGCATGCAGTGGTTCGAGTTCGATCCGACGTGGCTCGTCATCAAGACGCTGCGCGCGCTCCGTCTGGCGCACGACGTCAAGCTGCCGACGCCAGCGATGAAAGAGAAGCTCAGGCAGGTCGCCTAA
- a CDS encoding branched-chain amino acid ABC transporter substrate-binding protein: MRASFRALALFVALLPTTAQVGCSAAAGTSDAATGGSITVGVDLPLSGADASDGVPTANGVKLALKDANDDNLIPGFTLRADVRDDAVNGVHDPNKGTSNFESFVADPADLGVIGPLNSNVAQALIPISNQDSLALISPANTSPELTKGPQALALRKAHPLSITYFRVCPTDDVQGSAGAAFAYKILGARRAFVIDDGQTFGRGVADQWAGEFKSEGGTVLDHVHEQPTQTDFRSTIAEASASGADIVFFGGESSTGAAVARKEMAGTPLAHTNYASGDGIQNQQFLDVAGPESENSYATVASANADALPTAATFVKEYQAAYGQAAGAYSASAYVATMVLVDAIARAVRQDGGRMPTREEVLDLLRGTSNFNSILGVFSFDQNGDTTLKIVSVWKAKQKRWTFLTQRDFAR, translated from the coding sequence ATGAGAGCGTCATTTCGCGCGCTAGCACTTTTCGTAGCGCTCCTGCCGACGACGGCGCAGGTCGGATGTTCGGCAGCCGCAGGCACGTCCGACGCGGCGACCGGCGGCTCGATAACCGTCGGCGTCGATCTGCCGTTGTCGGGAGCCGACGCATCCGACGGCGTTCCGACGGCGAACGGTGTCAAATTGGCGTTGAAAGACGCGAACGACGATAATCTCATCCCTGGATTCACGCTGCGCGCCGACGTCCGTGACGACGCCGTCAATGGTGTCCACGACCCGAACAAAGGCACGTCGAATTTCGAATCATTCGTCGCCGATCCGGCGGATCTCGGCGTCATCGGGCCGCTCAACAGCAACGTCGCTCAAGCGCTCATACCGATCTCGAATCAAGATTCGCTCGCGCTCATCAGCCCGGCGAACACGAGCCCCGAGCTGACGAAAGGGCCGCAAGCGCTCGCACTGCGCAAAGCGCATCCGCTCTCGATCACGTATTTCCGCGTCTGTCCGACCGACGACGTGCAAGGGTCTGCCGGTGCCGCGTTCGCGTATAAGATACTTGGCGCGCGGCGCGCGTTCGTCATCGACGACGGGCAGACGTTCGGCCGCGGTGTCGCGGACCAGTGGGCCGGCGAATTCAAATCCGAAGGCGGCACGGTTCTCGATCACGTCCACGAACAGCCGACGCAGACCGATTTCAGATCGACCATAGCGGAAGCGAGCGCTTCGGGCGCCGACATCGTCTTCTTCGGCGGCGAAAGCTCGACCGGCGCAGCAGTCGCCCGCAAAGAGATGGCCGGCACGCCGCTCGCGCATACGAACTACGCTTCGGGCGACGGCATCCAGAACCAGCAGTTCCTCGACGTCGCGGGCCCGGAATCGGAGAACAGCTACGCGACGGTCGCCTCTGCGAACGCAGATGCGCTTCCGACCGCCGCGACGTTCGTCAAGGAATACCAAGCCGCATACGGTCAGGCGGCGGGCGCCTATTCGGCGAGCGCGTACGTCGCGACCATGGTGCTCGTCGACGCTATCGCACGAGCAGTCCGACAGGACGGCGGCAGGATGCCGACGCGCGAGGAAGTCCTCGACCTGCTCCGCGGCACGTCGAATTTCAACAGCATCCTCGGCGTCTTCTCGTTCGACCAGAACGGCGACACGACGTTGAAGATCGTCTCGGTATGGAAGGCGAAGCAAAAGCGCTGGACGTTTCTCACCCAGCGCGATTTTGCGAGATAA
- a CDS encoding ABC transporter permease — protein MPRLEITLGRIALGAVVALALAFLFLPLVAVFVAVPPAKALADLTSPIAVAALGLSLRTTFESVAVTILFGTPLAYWLSRSRFRGKRLLEAAVQMPIVVPPAVAGVGLLLVFGRRGLLGPTLESIHLGVAFTTAAVVIAQAFVAGPFFIVAARQAFDAIDADLVAVSRTLGASPLRTFVAVELPLAAGGILAGAALSWARALGEFGATMLFAGNLPGVTQTLPLAIYTALDSGLDVAVAMAALLLFAAFALLLLIRLLDWRMGRDAAPHRREETLDIARLPISQASS, from the coding sequence ATGCCGCGTCTTGAGATAACGCTTGGCCGGATCGCGCTTGGCGCGGTAGTCGCGCTCGCGCTCGCGTTCCTCTTCCTCCCCTTGGTAGCCGTATTCGTCGCGGTCCCGCCGGCGAAGGCGCTCGCCGATCTGACGTCGCCGATCGCGGTAGCGGCGCTCGGTCTCAGCCTGCGTACGACCTTTGAGTCGGTCGCCGTCACCATATTATTCGGAACGCCGCTTGCCTACTGGCTGTCGCGCTCTCGTTTCCGTGGCAAACGGCTGCTCGAAGCGGCGGTGCAGATGCCGATCGTCGTGCCGCCGGCCGTCGCCGGCGTCGGTCTGCTGCTCGTCTTCGGCCGCCGCGGCTTGCTCGGACCGACGCTCGAATCGATCCACCTCGGGGTGGCCTTCACGACCGCCGCGGTCGTCATCGCGCAGGCTTTCGTCGCTGGACCGTTCTTCATCGTGGCGGCGCGCCAGGCGTTCGACGCGATCGATGCGGACCTCGTCGCCGTATCGCGAACGCTAGGAGCATCGCCGCTGCGGACATTCGTCGCGGTCGAGCTGCCGCTCGCGGCCGGCGGCATCCTCGCCGGGGCCGCGCTTAGTTGGGCCCGCGCACTTGGCGAGTTCGGTGCGACGATGCTCTTCGCGGGAAATTTGCCCGGCGTGACGCAGACGCTGCCGCTCGCGATCTACACCGCGCTCGACTCCGGCCTCGACGTGGCGGTCGCGATGGCCGCGTTGCTCTTGTTCGCAGCCTTCGCGCTGCTGCTGCTCATCAGGCTGCTCGACTGGCGCATGGGCCGTGACGCAGCTCCACACCGGCGCGAGGAGACGCTCGACATTGCTCGACTGCCGATTTCGCAAGCGTCTTCCTGA